The following proteins are co-located in the Leptospira weilii genome:
- a CDS encoding DUF5989 family protein, which translates to MLELIKDLWDFLKIRKKFWLAPILVVLLLLGALIVLTQGSAVAPFIYTLF; encoded by the coding sequence ATGCTAGAACTAATCAAAGATTTATGGGATTTTTTAAAAATCAGAAAAAAATTTTGGCTCGCTCCGATATTGGTCGTGTTACTACTCCTGGGAGCTCTAATCGTATTGACCCAAGGTTCCGCGGTTGCTCCGTTTATCTATACTCTTTTCTAA
- a CDS encoding Crp/Fnr family transcriptional regulator: MTHKLGVEFKESDIIFEENQEAEVMYLIAKGKVGIHKKVKEAYKLLVELKEGDMFGEMALIDKTPRSARAVARTDVLLIAINKDAFFNLIRTNPGFSMKIVKILTSRLRETNKTIATLLKADKKNLVTSALINFSQANGQQDGSNYRIPLNHFIKWAILRVGLEHQDLVSSIRLLVKDKMVEQIKEDPSTLIIRDSLFKYTVDT, translated from the coding sequence ATGACCCACAAGTTGGGCGTCGAATTCAAAGAGTCCGATATTATCTTTGAGGAAAATCAGGAAGCAGAAGTGATGTACCTGATCGCCAAAGGAAAAGTAGGGATTCACAAAAAAGTGAAAGAAGCCTATAAACTCCTCGTAGAATTAAAAGAGGGGGATATGTTCGGCGAAATGGCACTAATTGATAAGACGCCTCGAAGTGCGAGGGCCGTTGCAAGGACGGACGTTTTGCTCATAGCAATCAATAAGGATGCATTTTTCAATCTGATACGAACAAATCCCGGATTTTCCATGAAGATCGTTAAAATTCTCACCTCAAGACTGAGAGAAACCAATAAGACGATCGCCACTCTTTTGAAAGCGGATAAAAAGAATTTAGTGACATCCGCCTTGATTAATTTCTCGCAAGCGAACGGACAACAGGATGGAAGTAATTATCGAATTCCTCTGAATCATTTCATCAAGTGGGCAATCCTCAGAGTCGGATTGGAACACCAAGACTTAGTGAGTTCGATCAGATTATTAGTAAAAGATAAAATGGTAGAACAAATCAAAGAAGATCCTTCGACCCTGATTATTAGAGACTCTCTTTTCAAATATACGGTGGATACTTGA
- a CDS encoding acyltransferase family protein: MSLKPILSKTRKRLSYLDNLRSFALLIGLVFHVAIVYAAEIKYPLQNEQKSEFFDVFGEWVHVFRMPLFFFLSGYFTEAIFRAKTLKEFLKMRIFRIFIPTVVGILLFAPMQSYVSLLQTGEKISYFDFYFRIFLNGRIRPSHLWFLYFLILFTILHLFTRKITLLLTAFLKKEPDQQGFAQEWKTITVFTFISFAGTCMINFYFMKDESWFAIEPVNFIYNYTFFLCGSLLISNEVLLLEPRSNRSWVWGPLAFLTFWGFYEISRIDPFWSYFGYTGDWRRILHILSKCAAGWLMIRLLIGLFQKFFDFKNNKTEYMRTASLPIYLVHHPVSLLTGYFVVHTSLGLAEKFLLHLLLVFGITFAIYHFLIRPFHWVNLILGNQTYAKKNS, from the coding sequence TTGAGCCTTAAACCAATCTTATCAAAAACCAGAAAAAGACTTTCTTATTTAGACAATCTCCGTTCCTTTGCTCTTTTAATCGGTCTCGTATTTCATGTCGCGATCGTTTACGCCGCCGAGATCAAATACCCCCTTCAAAACGAACAAAAATCGGAGTTTTTCGACGTATTTGGAGAATGGGTGCACGTTTTTAGAATGCCTCTTTTTTTCTTTCTTTCCGGGTATTTCACAGAAGCGATTTTTCGCGCCAAAACTCTGAAAGAATTTTTAAAGATGAGGATTTTCAGGATTTTCATTCCGACTGTGGTGGGGATCTTACTCTTCGCGCCAATGCAATCCTATGTCTCTCTCTTACAAACGGGAGAAAAAATTTCCTATTTCGATTTCTACTTTAGAATATTCTTAAACGGAAGAATTCGCCCTTCTCATCTCTGGTTTCTCTACTTTCTAATCTTATTCACGATTCTGCATCTTTTTACCCGAAAGATCACTCTTTTGTTGACAGCGTTTTTAAAAAAGGAACCGGATCAACAAGGTTTCGCTCAAGAATGGAAGACAATCACCGTTTTTACTTTCATCAGCTTTGCCGGAACCTGTATGATCAATTTTTATTTTATGAAAGACGAATCCTGGTTTGCGATCGAACCAGTAAACTTTATCTACAACTATACGTTCTTTCTTTGCGGAAGCCTTCTGATTTCAAACGAAGTTCTCCTTTTGGAACCTAGATCGAATCGTTCTTGGGTTTGGGGCCCGCTTGCTTTCCTCACTTTCTGGGGCTTTTACGAGATCAGTAGAATCGATCCGTTCTGGTCTTACTTCGGTTATACGGGAGATTGGAGAAGAATCCTTCATATTCTTTCCAAATGCGCCGCCGGTTGGCTGATGATCCGCCTTTTGATCGGACTCTTTCAGAAATTTTTCGATTTCAAAAACAACAAAACCGAATATATGAGGACCGCGAGTCTTCCGATCTATCTAGTGCACCATCCGGTTTCGCTTTTAACGGGATACTTCGTGGTTCATACCTCCTTAGGACTTGCCGAGAAATTTCTACTGCACCTCCTTCTTGTGTTCGGAATCACATTTGCAATTTATCATTTTCTAATACGTCCTTTCCACTGGGTCAACTTGATTCTCGGAAACCAAACATACGCGAAAAAAAATTCATAA
- a CDS encoding carbamoyltransferase produces MAKHMQKKILGISAYYHDSAAALVVDGQILAAAQEERFTRKKHDSRFPVHAIEYCLKEAGLTFSELDDVVFYDKPLVKFERLLETYLTFAPKGIFSFFASMPVWIKEKLFLKSILKKEFQTLSGKGKPIPRLLFTEHHQAHAASAFFVSPFEEAAVLCMDGVGEWATSSVWIGKGNRLTPIWEIDFPHSLGLLYSAFTYYTGFKVNSGEYKVMGLAPYGEPKYVDLILDHLLDLKEDGTFRLNMKYFNYAAGLTMTNSKFHKLFGGPPRKPETKLGQKEMDLARSVQDVTEIVMKKIASTVRKETGLENLCMAGGVALNCVANGKIIGDKTFRNIFIQPAAGDAGGALGASLSCWYEYYDQKRTPAKDLTGSIQGSYLGPSYSEEEILSHLQSMGAKYEKLSPSSMDERLASILAEGNVVGYFQGRMEFGPRALGARSIIGDPRNTKMQSVMNLKIKYRESFRPFAPAVISEKVSEFFELDTPSPYMLIVAPVSERHRIPMTQEQEKLFGIDKLNVPRSALPAITHVDYSARIQTVHKETNPKFYSLLEAFEKKTGCPVLVNTSFNVRGEPIVCTPEDAYRCFMRTEMDYLVLENILLNKKDQKQWEKDESWKEEFELD; encoded by the coding sequence ATGGCCAAGCACATGCAAAAGAAAATTTTAGGAATATCCGCTTATTATCACGACAGTGCGGCGGCCTTGGTTGTAGACGGTCAAATTTTAGCCGCGGCACAAGAGGAAAGATTCACTCGAAAAAAACATGATTCTCGCTTTCCTGTGCACGCAATCGAATACTGTCTGAAAGAAGCGGGCCTAACTTTTTCGGAACTGGACGACGTAGTATTCTACGATAAACCCCTCGTAAAATTCGAAAGGCTTCTAGAAACCTATCTAACGTTCGCTCCTAAGGGAATTTTTTCTTTTTTCGCTTCCATGCCGGTTTGGATCAAAGAAAAACTGTTTTTAAAGTCCATCCTGAAAAAAGAATTCCAAACCCTTTCTGGAAAAGGCAAACCCATTCCCAGACTTTTGTTCACAGAACATCATCAGGCTCACGCTGCTTCCGCTTTCTTTGTCAGCCCTTTTGAAGAAGCTGCCGTACTCTGTATGGACGGAGTGGGAGAATGGGCGACTAGTAGTGTTTGGATCGGCAAAGGAAATCGACTCACACCGATTTGGGAAATCGACTTTCCTCATTCACTGGGGCTGTTGTATTCCGCGTTTACTTACTACACCGGTTTTAAAGTCAACTCGGGAGAATACAAAGTGATGGGCCTCGCTCCTTACGGAGAACCGAAATATGTAGATCTAATTTTAGATCATCTCTTGGATTTAAAAGAAGACGGTACGTTCCGATTGAATATGAAATACTTCAACTACGCCGCCGGCTTAACCATGACAAATTCGAAGTTCCATAAACTATTCGGAGGGCCTCCTAGAAAACCAGAAACCAAACTGGGGCAAAAAGAAATGGACCTTGCTCGTTCCGTCCAAGATGTAACCGAGATCGTCATGAAAAAAATTGCGTCCACTGTGCGAAAAGAAACCGGACTGGAAAACCTTTGTATGGCCGGAGGAGTCGCGTTAAATTGCGTAGCAAATGGAAAAATCATAGGAGACAAAACGTTCCGGAATATATTTATACAACCCGCCGCAGGAGACGCGGGAGGCGCGTTAGGCGCCTCTTTATCTTGTTGGTATGAGTACTACGATCAAAAAAGAACCCCGGCAAAAGACCTGACCGGTTCGATCCAAGGATCTTATTTGGGACCTTCTTACTCCGAAGAGGAAATCCTCTCGCACCTGCAATCCATGGGAGCTAAATACGAAAAACTAAGCCCTTCTTCTATGGACGAAAGACTGGCGTCCATTCTGGCGGAAGGAAACGTAGTCGGTTATTTTCAAGGTAGAATGGAATTCGGACCGAGAGCGCTCGGAGCCAGATCCATTATCGGAGATCCCAGAAATACCAAAATGCAATCAGTCATGAATTTGAAGATCAAATATAGAGAATCTTTCCGACCTTTCGCTCCCGCGGTCATCTCTGAAAAAGTCTCCGAATTTTTTGAATTAGACACCCCTAGTCCCTACATGCTCATCGTCGCCCCAGTTTCAGAAAGGCACAGAATTCCAATGACTCAAGAACAGGAGAAATTGTTCGGAATCGATAAGCTGAATGTTCCCAGATCCGCGTTGCCCGCAATCACTCACGTGGATTATTCCGCTAGAATACAAACTGTACACAAAGAGACGAATCCTAAATTTTACAGTTTGCTCGAAGCTTTCGAAAAAAAAACCGGCTGTCCGGTATTGGTCAATACTTCCTTCAATGTCCGAGGAGAACCGATTGTTTGCACGCCCGAAGACGCGTATCGATGTTTCATGAGAACAGAAATGGATTATCTAGTTTTGGAAAACATTTTATTGAATAAAAAAGATCAAAAACAATGGGAAAAAGACGAATCCTGGAAAGAAGAATTTGAGTTAGACTAA
- a CDS encoding SGNH/GDSL hydrolase family protein, protein MRFWKKVIGYFLFLAFSFLILEIVLSIFDPEQVMVKSFDRRVLFRFYPDRTGRILSEEYSVSVKTNSDGFRQSVSKENSYPILVFGDSFTEGWGVEASEVYVEVANSFLPKDKQIRNLGIHGASPSFYYLQFPFYYERFRPKTLILQIFDNDLDDNEKLEVFMDTFDPSGMYFPKPSLSVKIFGETISNFVKETTTYRLIKRIIFTIRKVPNPILYYREGKEPKIRVLTHEESIGKYGKLKPLGDQISTQYGGQFEFYSKPNNERWVSLLKKQRESLERLHGFCRDKGVELRILYVPAKEFFSASGITGDLKVFGLEFALERNPHWKLLNNFCRTHKLVCYDLVRTLANSDSERLYFPYDAHWNRNGHRVVGEYLFREIRKEYR, encoded by the coding sequence ATGCGTTTTTGGAAAAAAGTTATAGGATATTTCCTCTTTTTGGCTTTCAGTTTTTTAATTTTAGAAATCGTTCTTTCTATATTTGATCCTGAACAAGTCATGGTGAAAAGTTTCGATCGTCGGGTATTATTCCGTTTTTATCCGGATCGAACCGGACGGATTCTTTCGGAAGAATATTCAGTTTCCGTTAAGACGAATTCCGACGGTTTTAGACAGTCTGTTTCAAAAGAAAATTCTTATCCTATCCTTGTTTTTGGGGATTCCTTTACAGAAGGTTGGGGAGTGGAAGCTTCGGAAGTATATGTCGAAGTCGCGAATTCTTTTTTACCAAAGGACAAACAAATCCGTAATCTGGGAATCCACGGGGCTTCTCCGAGTTTTTACTATTTGCAGTTTCCGTTTTATTACGAACGATTTCGTCCCAAAACTTTGATCCTTCAGATTTTTGATAACGATCTCGACGACAATGAAAAGCTCGAAGTTTTTATGGATACATTCGATCCGAGTGGAATGTATTTTCCGAAACCTTCTCTTTCCGTGAAAATTTTTGGAGAAACGATTTCCAATTTTGTGAAAGAAACGACGACCTACCGACTGATCAAAAGAATTATTTTTACGATTCGAAAAGTTCCAAATCCGATCTTGTACTATCGAGAAGGTAAAGAACCTAAGATTCGCGTTTTGACTCATGAGGAGTCGATTGGCAAATATGGAAAGCTGAAACCTTTAGGCGATCAGATTTCAACGCAGTATGGAGGACAGTTCGAATTCTATTCCAAGCCAAACAATGAAAGGTGGGTCTCTTTGTTGAAAAAACAAAGAGAATCTTTGGAACGTTTGCATGGATTTTGTAGAGATAAGGGAGTGGAGTTGAGAATTTTATACGTTCCCGCCAAGGAATTTTTCTCCGCTTCTGGAATTACGGGAGATCTCAAAGTTTTCGGATTGGAATTCGCTTTGGAAAGAAATCCACATTGGAAGTTGTTAAATAATTTCTGCCGAACTCACAAACTCGTTTGTTACGATCTCGTTCGGACTCTTGCCAATTCCGATTCGGAACGACTGTATTTTCCATACGACGCTCACTGGAATCGGAACGGACATAGAGTAGTTGGGGAATATCTATTTCGAGAAATTAGAAAAGAGTATAGATAA
- a CDS encoding SxtJ family membrane protein, with product MTHERKETTIQELRSFGLIVGGVFLSIFGLFVPFWKNGNWNPWFSSLGLALIFVAIVSPSVLKYPHKGWMFLGGILGAINTRILLSVIYFVLFTPFGLFRRVFKIDPLSLRLDEKLDTYRKPSDKKDPHHMEKPF from the coding sequence ATGACACACGAAAGAAAAGAAACAACAATTCAAGAACTGAGGAGTTTTGGACTAATCGTGGGGGGAGTCTTTTTATCAATTTTCGGCTTGTTTGTCCCGTTCTGGAAAAACGGAAATTGGAATCCGTGGTTTTCTTCCCTAGGCCTCGCGCTAATTTTCGTTGCGATCGTATCCCCCAGCGTATTAAAATATCCTCATAAAGGATGGATGTTTTTGGGAGGAATTTTAGGGGCAATCAATACTAGAATACTCCTCTCCGTCATTTACTTCGTTCTGTTCACCCCGTTTGGTCTTTTCAGGAGAGTTTTCAAAATAGACCCGCTCTCTCTGCGCCTGGATGAAAAACTGGATACATATCGAAAGCCTTCCGACAAAAAAGACCCTCATCACATGGAAAAACCATTTTAA
- a CDS encoding phosphotransferase family protein, producing MNDTELKNVLEGYLSERLKGKTEIHSMTSLSGGACQENFAALVQVLDGPEKGSYDTVFRTDKGAALLESLSREDEFGVCDLAYNAGVNTPKPFWLETDRGITGSPFYFMQKISGKAIGRYVVKDPSLNKVRKQLAIDLAKNLARLHSIKPSDCKNEALRKTLWMGQDSNDKTVANGSIRSLRSELERMEEAYPAMEMILNWLEKKAKPSDDVVLIHGDFRTGNFMVTPEGLQGIVDWEFAHWGDRHEDLTWLCMRDWRFGKLNKEAGGFADRGEFYEEYEKVSGVKLDPEMVTYWEVMGNLRWAIGCIGQAERHLSGKDKGIELAAIGRRACEMEYEAMRIIENAG from the coding sequence ATGAACGATACGGAATTAAAGAATGTTCTGGAAGGATATCTTTCCGAAAGATTAAAGGGAAAAACTGAGATACATTCCATGACGTCTCTCAGCGGAGGAGCCTGCCAGGAAAACTTCGCCGCGCTAGTTCAGGTGTTGGACGGACCGGAAAAGGGTTCTTACGATACGGTATTTAGAACCGATAAGGGAGCGGCGCTTCTTGAGTCTTTGAGTCGGGAGGACGAGTTCGGAGTCTGTGATCTTGCCTATAATGCGGGAGTCAATACGCCGAAACCTTTCTGGTTGGAGACGGACCGCGGGATCACCGGAAGCCCTTTTTACTTTATGCAGAAAATTTCCGGAAAAGCAATCGGAAGATATGTCGTCAAAGATCCTTCGCTTAATAAAGTAAGAAAACAGCTCGCTATCGATCTCGCTAAAAATCTTGCCAGACTTCATTCTATAAAACCTTCCGATTGTAAAAACGAAGCGTTGAGAAAAACACTTTGGATGGGACAGGATTCGAACGATAAGACAGTCGCGAACGGATCGATTCGCTCTTTGCGATCGGAGTTGGAAAGAATGGAAGAAGCCTATCCTGCAATGGAGATGATTCTCAATTGGTTGGAGAAGAAAGCGAAACCTTCGGATGATGTCGTATTAATACATGGGGATTTCAGAACCGGAAATTTTATGGTAACTCCGGAAGGGTTGCAAGGAATCGTAGACTGGGAGTTCGCTCATTGGGGAGATCGTCATGAGGATCTCACGTGGCTTTGTATGAGGGATTGGAGATTCGGTAAGTTGAATAAGGAAGCGGGAGGGTTTGCGGATCGTGGGGAATTCTACGAGGAGTATGAAAAGGTCTCGGGTGTCAAACTTGATCCGGAAATGGTTACGTATTGGGAAGTGATGGGAAATCTCAGGTGGGCCATCGGATGTATCGGTCAGGCCGAACGACATCTTTCCGGAAAGGATAAGGGAATAGAGCTCGCGGCGATCGGAAGACGAGCCTGCGAGATGGAATACGAAGCGATGAGGATCATAGAAAATGCAGGATAA
- a CDS encoding YncE family protein: MNSNSEKKFFKPNGMLLIFLFLICCKSENLISFPSNPEKNRIATVKFSIHPYKGTVIQSGEETVPFRILETDKNIALVEMKLPVYKDGKEVELKFSSPGFQSSFFRVKSAEELNEKLIALDKEGITHRFVARFKTGIQPKSVRFIDNTRLAIPLLEDEGMDVLDIRTGETIRLSPPEKYKKKLGFVETIAIPEHNELWVSQMQANAVHVFDLKTLVYKTSIDLTGKWSKILLYDPIRDLVYCSNWVSEDISVIDRKTKVEIRKTDKIGLPRGLLLSKDGKELYIAQFSASNQESGGGRLGIYSMEKEKLTDTIGPPGNKRHIVPGNAENKIYVSDMCCSKIEVYDLKEKKVQKAIPVFDKPNTIALSPDGKYLYVSCRGPNNPTEGYLKKGLVLGRVYVIDTTTDTVKEFWEAGNQPTGLDISPDNRYLVISDFLDHQIRVYRRDGF, encoded by the coding sequence TTGAACTCGAATTCCGAAAAAAAATTCTTCAAACCGAACGGAATGCTTTTGATCTTTCTGTTTCTAATTTGTTGCAAGAGCGAAAACCTGATTTCTTTTCCTTCCAACCCGGAAAAAAACAGAATTGCAACCGTTAAATTCAGCATCCATCCTTACAAAGGGACCGTAATCCAATCAGGAGAAGAAACCGTTCCATTCAGAATTCTGGAAACCGACAAGAATATCGCCCTCGTAGAAATGAAACTACCCGTTTATAAGGACGGCAAGGAAGTCGAGTTAAAATTTTCCTCTCCGGGGTTCCAAAGCTCCTTTTTCCGCGTAAAAAGCGCGGAAGAGTTAAACGAGAAGTTAATCGCACTCGACAAAGAAGGCATAACGCATCGTTTTGTTGCAAGATTTAAAACCGGAATACAACCCAAAAGCGTTCGTTTTATCGATAACACAAGACTTGCAATTCCCCTTTTGGAAGACGAAGGGATGGACGTTTTGGATATAAGAACCGGCGAAACGATCCGACTCTCTCCTCCCGAAAAATACAAAAAGAAATTGGGCTTTGTAGAAACGATCGCGATTCCGGAGCACAACGAACTTTGGGTTAGCCAGATGCAGGCAAATGCAGTTCACGTCTTCGATCTCAAAACTCTCGTTTATAAAACGAGCATTGACCTTACAGGAAAGTGGTCTAAGATTCTTCTTTATGATCCGATTCGAGATTTAGTTTATTGTTCGAATTGGGTCAGCGAAGATATTTCCGTCATCGATAGAAAAACAAAAGTGGAAATTCGAAAGACCGACAAGATCGGTTTACCTCGAGGTCTTCTTCTCTCCAAAGACGGTAAAGAATTATACATCGCTCAATTTTCCGCGAGCAATCAGGAATCCGGCGGCGGTAGGCTCGGAATCTATTCCATGGAAAAAGAAAAGTTGACCGATACGATCGGTCCTCCCGGCAACAAACGCCATATCGTTCCGGGCAACGCGGAAAATAAAATATACGTCTCGGATATGTGTTGTAGTAAGATCGAAGTTTATGATTTAAAAGAAAAAAAAGTTCAGAAGGCGATCCCAGTATTCGATAAACCGAATACGATCGCCCTTTCTCCAGACGGTAAATACCTATACGTTTCTTGCAGAGGTCCAAACAATCCCACCGAAGGTTATCTCAAAAAAGGATTGGTTCTGGGAAGAGTGTACGTAATCGATACGACAACCGACACCGTAAAGGAATTCTGGGAAGCAGGAAATCAACCTACAGGTCTCGATATTTCGCCTGACAACCGCTACTTAGTAATCTCAGATTTTTTAGATCATCAGATTCGAGTCTATCGCAGAGACGGTTTTTAA
- a CDS encoding DUF6285 domain-containing protein: MQDKPTSADLLEAIQDFLMKEILPQFKDKEFLSYKTLVSWNMLGVVSREIRSGEELLDKELSRLVGILNKNLANPSTLNEKKALAHAWNIELRDKIRKEKLSSENLQYWNHVKETVKEKVEVINPRFTSER; this comes from the coding sequence ATGCAGGATAAGCCGACGTCCGCGGACTTGCTCGAAGCGATTCAGGATTTTCTAATGAAGGAAATACTGCCGCAATTTAAGGATAAGGAGTTTCTTTCGTATAAAACATTAGTGAGTTGGAATATGTTAGGGGTTGTTTCCCGGGAGATCCGTTCGGGAGAAGAGCTGCTAGATAAAGAGTTAAGTCGTCTTGTTGGGATACTTAATAAGAATTTAGCAAATCCTTCCACGCTGAACGAAAAAAAAGCCCTGGCTCATGCCTGGAATATAGAACTACGGGATAAGATCCGTAAGGAAAAACTTTCCTCGGAAAATTTGCAATATTGGAATCACGTGAAGGAAACCGTAAAAGAAAAAGTCGAGGTTATAAATCCGAGATTTACCTCGGAACGTTAG
- a CDS encoding acyl-CoA dehydrogenase family protein, with protein MDFTIPKEVEEIKKRIRDFVENDAIPAEVHYDYDRGRMPEKITEELRKRVKELGLWTPHLPKSEGGLGLDMVGTAIIFSELGRSPIAPYLCNCDAPDEGNMHLLHIAANKEQKEKYYHPLIQGKIRSAFAMTEPPPGAGADPQTLTTNAVKDGNEYVINGHKWYCTGANGASFLIVMSKVADSFRRTTMFLVPTDTPGYTMVREIGVMGSHGPGGHCELKFENVRVPESAILGRVGEGFKWSQERLGPARLTHCMRWIGLARRSMEIAREYALKREVFGQKLADHQGIQWMFAESALEIESGYMLTLKAAHTLRAGEDARQIISMAKWQVSETLCKTVDRAIQICGSHGYGRDMKLELFYRDARAARIADGPTEVHKMVIGRNLISGKSDF; from the coding sequence ATGGATTTTACGATACCTAAGGAAGTCGAAGAAATTAAGAAAAGAATCCGAGACTTCGTCGAGAATGATGCGATTCCGGCGGAAGTTCATTACGACTACGACCGCGGTAGAATGCCCGAGAAAATCACCGAGGAACTCAGAAAAAGAGTGAAAGAACTAGGACTTTGGACCCCGCATCTTCCTAAATCCGAAGGCGGTCTCGGGCTCGATATGGTTGGAACCGCGATCATCTTTTCTGAACTCGGGCGCTCTCCGATTGCTCCTTATCTTTGTAACTGCGATGCGCCTGACGAAGGGAATATGCACCTCCTTCATATTGCGGCAAATAAAGAACAAAAAGAAAAATACTATCATCCTCTGATTCAAGGGAAAATTCGTTCCGCTTTTGCGATGACAGAACCTCCCCCGGGAGCGGGGGCGGATCCTCAAACTCTTACTACCAATGCGGTAAAAGACGGAAACGAATACGTAATCAATGGACACAAATGGTATTGTACGGGTGCAAACGGAGCGAGCTTTTTGATCGTGATGTCTAAGGTCGCTGATTCTTTTCGAAGAACTACGATGTTTCTCGTGCCGACGGATACGCCCGGCTATACGATGGTGAGGGAAATCGGAGTGATGGGTTCTCATGGTCCCGGAGGGCATTGCGAATTAAAATTCGAAAACGTTCGGGTTCCCGAGTCTGCGATATTGGGAAGAGTGGGCGAAGGGTTCAAATGGTCTCAAGAGCGTCTCGGTCCCGCAAGACTTACGCATTGTATGAGATGGATCGGACTTGCGAGAAGATCCATGGAGATTGCAAGAGAATACGCGCTCAAACGGGAAGTGTTCGGACAAAAACTTGCGGACCATCAGGGAATTCAATGGATGTTCGCAGAGTCCGCGCTTGAAATCGAATCTGGATATATGCTTACTTTGAAAGCCGCGCATACTTTGAGAGCGGGAGAGGATGCGAGACAGATCATATCGATGGCCAAGTGGCAAGTCTCCGAAACTCTTTGTAAAACGGTCGATCGCGCGATTCAGATTTGCGGTTCGCACGGATATGGAAGAGACATGAAACTCGAATTGTTCTACAGAGACGCGAGGGCGGCCAGAATCGCGGACGGACCGACCGAGGTCCATAAGATGGTGATCGGAAGAAATCTGATCAGCGGCAAAAGCGATTTTTAA
- a CDS encoding histidine phosphatase family protein: MSFVHLVRHGQANSRGKNYDLLTQHGKNQSFALGKFMAQNGELPDRIVTGTLRRHIETAESFMQGVISVSGEREKYKDGFFVRRDAGWDEFSMELWNAYSKLLASKRPEFAKTLSQYGKIRVRGGIRSVALFLRLTEEILIFWREGKETPEGIETYESFENRIFHSSNVLFSSGNQERTFIFTSGTPISLVLNRFLRQDEDCFAWMPWIWNTSLNTFRWVRGKYLPVSINGVPHLPDNLNRTLL, translated from the coding sequence ATGTCTTTCGTTCATCTAGTTCGTCACGGTCAGGCAAATTCTCGGGGTAAAAACTACGATCTCTTAACACAACACGGAAAAAATCAATCTTTCGCGCTTGGAAAATTTATGGCGCAAAACGGGGAACTTCCCGACCGGATCGTAACCGGAACTCTTAGAAGACACATAGAAACCGCGGAATCTTTTATGCAAGGCGTGATTTCGGTTAGCGGCGAGCGTGAGAAATACAAAGACGGTTTTTTCGTTCGTCGAGATGCGGGCTGGGACGAATTTTCGATGGAGCTCTGGAACGCTTATTCCAAATTGCTCGCTTCCAAAAGACCGGAGTTTGCAAAGACACTTTCTCAATACGGCAAGATTCGAGTCAGAGGCGGGATCAGGTCCGTGGCCTTATTCCTGAGATTGACGGAGGAAATCCTGATATTCTGGAGAGAGGGAAAAGAAACTCCGGAAGGAATCGAAACGTACGAAAGTTTTGAGAATAGAATATTCCATTCTTCTAATGTTTTGTTTTCTTCTGGAAATCAGGAAAGGACTTTCATTTTTACCTCGGGGACTCCGATATCGTTGGTGTTAAATCGTTTTCTGCGTCAGGATGAGGACTGTTTTGCTTGGATGCCTTGGATTTGGAATACTTCTTTAAATACGTTTCGATGGGTGAGAGGAAAGTATTTGCCGGTATCGATCAATGGAGTTCCTCATCTCCCCGACAATTTAAATCGAACTCTACTCTAA